In Micromonospora inyonensis, the genomic window CACTGCCCTTGGTGACCAGCACCGGCACGTACTTCTCCAGCTGGTCGACGAGCGTGGCGCCCCGCTCGGCCTCCATCACCACCAGCTCCGGCTGCAACGCGACGATCGCGTCGACGCTCGGCTCGGACCGGGTGCCGACGTCCTTGACGCTGGCGTCGAGCTTGGCGGCGCGGGACCAGGTGGCGTAACCCTTGGTGTCGGCCGCGCCGACGGGCATGACGCCGAGGGCGACCAGCGTCTCGACCTCGGCCCACTCCAGCGCGACGACCTTGGTGGCCGGCGCCTTGAGGGTGACGGCCTTGCCCCGGCTGTCGGTGACGGTGATCGGGCCGCTCGACGCGCCCTCGGAGGCGGTGGGGCTCGCGGCCGGGTCTTCGGTGGTGCCGCAGGCGCTCAGCGCCAGCGCGGCGACGGCGGCGACCAGGAGGGTCGCACGGGTACGCATCATGACGGTCTTCTCTGTTCGTGGATCGGTTGGCGGGTCAGGCGAGGGCCCGGATCGAGTGCCGGCCGACGGGTCGGGTGGAGAGGTGACCGTCGATCGGGTCGACGGTCACCTCGATGCGGATGCCGTACGTCTCGGTCAGGGCCTCCTCGGTGAGGACGTCGCTCGGCGCGCCGGTGGCCCGGACGCGCCCGCCGTGCAGGAGCACCACCTGGTCGGCGACGGCGGCAGCCTGGTTCAGGTCGTGCAGGACGACGCCGACCGCGACGTTGTCGTCGTCGGCGAGGTCCCGCATCAGGTCGAGGATCTCGACCTGGTAGCGCAGGTCGAGGAAGGTGGTCGGCTCGTCGAGCAGCAGCACGCCGGTGTCCTGGGCCAGGCAGGTGGCCAGCCAGACCCGCTGCAACTCCCCGCCGGAGAGTTCGTCGACCGGCCGGTCCGCCATCGCGGTCACGCCGGTTGTCGCCATGGCCCGGTCCACCATGGCCGGGCCGTCGGGGTCGCCGGCGCGCCAACGTCCCCGGTACGGGTGCCGGCCGTAGCCGACCACGTCGCGGACGGTGACGCCGCTGGGGGTGGGGCGGCTCTGGGCCAGCAGGGTGACCCGGCGGGCGAACTCACGGGCGGTGAGCGCCCGGGCCGCGGTGCCGTCGGCGAGCTGCACCTCGCCATGCTCCAGCGGGTGCAGCCGGGCCAGCCCGCGCAGCAGCGTCGACTTGCCACTGCCGTTCGGACCGACCAGGGCCGTCACGACCCCGGGGCGCAACGTGATGGCGGCGTCGTGGACCACGGTCGCACCGTGGTAGCCCAGACGCAGATCGACGCCCTGCAGCCCCTCGGCGCGACTGTCCCGACCACTCATGGAGGTTAGGTTAACCTAACCTTATTTGTTGTCAAGGTGGTGGTCAGCTCACCGCATCACCCGGGCGCCGTGGCGGCGGCGCTGGTGGCGTGGCCGGGCAGGTCGCCGGAGCGGGCGCTGCCCTTCGAGTAGGTGCCGGCGGTCGTCGTGACCCCGGCGGCCTGCATCCGACGCAGGTCCGTTTGATTCCGACGGTTGATCATTCGGGTGCCCCGTAGCGCAGGTGGGTGAAGTCGCGGAGCCGCTCGGCGGTCTCTTTCAGGATCGCTGCCGCAGGATGCCGCCCGTCCCAGACGGCGATGAGGCGGACAAGCAACCGTCGCGCCGGGGCGCCGTGGACGAGTGGTATCGCAACGAGGTCGAACCGCGGGTCGTCGGAGGCAACCGCTATCCCGCGTCCAGCAGCAGCGTGGGCCTGCGCGATGGTGCTGCTGGCTGCCTCGATCACCCCGGAGAACGACAGGCCCGCGAGCTGAACGGCGTTGTCCCAGACCGCCCGAGCGTTCGTCGCCGGTGGCGGCAGCACGATGCTGCTGTCGAGCAGGGACTCGATGGGCAACACCTCGCGGGAGGCCAAGGGATGGTCGCGGCGGAGCTGCGCCCACACCGGTAGCTCCGCGATCCGGAGCGCGCGGAACGGTGGGCCCGGACTCGTGCTGGTGACCACCAGATCAGTTCCCCGCGCCAAAAGGGCTGCCGGCTCCGTACCGTCGGCGCCGAGGACGTCCGTCGTTGGGCTATCGGGACCCAGGGTGGCGACGAACGGAGCGACGATGTCGGTCATCGTCACCGACGGCGCCGCGATCGTCAGGCGGTCCAGCCGACCCTCGGCGTGGAGCGTCGCTGACGTCCGGAAAGAGTCCCAACGCGCGAGTAGATCGCGAGCCTGAGGAAGGAGGGCCAGTCCGGCCGGGGATGGCGTCAGCCGCCCGGAGGCGCGACGAAACAGCGCGACCCCAAGCTCGTCTTCGAGTTGGCGAAGCTGTCGCGACAAGCTTGGTTGCGCGACATGGACGGCGTCGGCTGCGGCGCTCACGGTCCCTTCGTCGCAGACCGCGACGAAGTACCTCAGATGCCGCAGGTCCAAGCGAGGCCCCTTCCGCACCCGGGTGTGCTCGCCGAGCGCCTTCCACGCCACGAATCCTAGATCCGCCAGGCATGGATTGTAGGCCAAACAGGTCTTGGACTGTATAGGCGTGGAGTCCGCACACTCAGAGCACCCCGGCCGCCCCGGGTCGTCCGCCGAACTACTTCTCGAGGTCTTCATGCACGATCCGCTGCCCCAGACCCGCCACCTCGCCACCGCGATCCCCGGTCCGCGCTCCCGGGAACTCATGGCCCGCAAGACCGGCGCCGTCGCTGCCGGCGTCGGTACGACGATGCCGGTCTTCGCCACCCGCGCGGCCGGCGGGATCATCGAGGACGTCGACGGCAACCGGCTCATCGACCTCGGCTCCGGCATCGCGGTCACGACGGTGGGCAGCAGCGCGCCACGGGTGGTCACCGCAGTGACCGAGCAGGTCGCGGCCTTCACGCACACCTGCTTCATGGTCACCCCCTACGAGTCCTACGTCGCGGTCGCCGAAGCGCTCAACCGGCTCACCCCGGGAGCCCACCCGAAGCGGACCGCGCTGTTCAACTCCGGCGCCGAGGCGGTCGAGAACGCCGTCAAGATCGCCCGCTCCCACACCCGCCGCAACGCGGTGGTCGTCTTCGACCACGCCTACCACGGCCGCACCAACCTCACGATGGCGATGACGGCGAAAAGCATGCCGTACAAGCACGGCTTCGGCCCGTTCGCGCCCGAGGTCTACCGGGCACCATCGTCCTACCCCTTCCGTGACACCGCCCCAGACGGCGGTGGTGACGGCGCCGCAGCGGCTGCCCGAGCGATCACCAGCATCGAGAAGCACATCGGTGCGAAGAACCTCGCGGCCATGGTGATCGAGCCGATCCAGGGCGAGGGCGGATTCATCGAGCCGGCGCCCGGCTTCCTGCCGGCGCTCGCCGTGTGGTGCCGCGAGCACGGCGTGGTGTTCGTGGCCGATGAGGTGCAGACCGGATTCGCCCGTACTGGTGACATGTTCGCCTGCGACTACGAGGGCGTCGTCCCGGACCTGATCGTCACCGCCAAGGGCATCGCTGGCGGCCTGCCGCTGAGCGCGGTCACCGGCCGCGCCGAGATCATGGACGCCCCGCACACCGGCGGCCTCGGCGGCACGTACGGCGGCAACCCGCTCGCCTGCGCCGCCGCCCTCGCGGCTCTCGCCACCATCGAGGAGGACGGCCTGATCGCCCGGGCCCGCGAGATCGAGGGCCTGATGAAGCCCCGGCTGCATGTCCTGCGACAGAAGGACGACCGTCTCGGCGACGTTCGTGGCCGCGGCGCGATGATCGCGGTCGAACTGGTCCGCCCCGGCTCCACCGAGCCCGATCCCACGCTGGCCGCCGCAGTCGCCCAGTCCGCGCACCGCGCCGGGGTGATCGTGCTGACCTGCGGCACCTACGGCAACGTGCTGCGCTTCCTGCCGCCGCTCGCCATCTCCGACGCCCTGCTGGGCGAGGCGCTCGACGTGCTGGAGTCCACCTTGACCACGGTGCCGAGGTGACCGGGCGGCTCGACGATGCCCAGGCCCACTCCCGCAGTGCCCGGCAAGGGCGGACTGCGGTTCGCCGGGCTGGAGTGAGCTGAGGCCGAGGCCCGCCCGGCCGAGCGGATGATCGCCGCTTGGGATCAGTCCGCGATCACGCCCGCCGCCACTTCCCGACCTCCGTCGGCGGCCACCAGCCGGGCCATACCGCGCGTCGCCGACGTCCACCTGTAGAGAGGGGCCACTACCCGTGACCGAGATCCACGTCCTCGACCCCGCCACCGGAGCGGTCGTCGGCACCGTTCCCGACGGCGATGCCCGCGCCGCCACCGACGCCGTCGACGCCGCGCACGCGGCGTTCGACACCTGGCGCGCCACCCCGGCTCGCCGGCGTTCGGAGCTGCTGCGGCGAACCTACGAGCTGATGCTGCGCGACGCCGACCGGCTCACCGCGCTCATCTGCGCCGAGAACGGCAAGTCCGAGGCCGATGCCCGCAGCGAGGTGATTTACGCCGCCGAGTTCTTCCGCTGGTACGCCGAGGAGGCGGTCCGCCCCGGCGGCGACTACGGCCCGTCACCAGCGGGCGGCACCCGGAGCCTGGTCACATACCGCCCCGTCGGCGTGGCCGCGTTGGTGACGCCCTGGAACTTCCCGGCCGCGATGGCTACCCGCAAGATCGCCCCGGCGCTGGCGGCCGGCTGCACCGTGGTGCTCAAGCCGGCGGCCGAGACCCCGCTGACCGCGCTCGCGGTCGCCGACCTGCTGGTCGAAGCTGGCGTGCCGGACGGCGTGGTCAACCTGGTCACCACGAGCGACCCGGGTGAGGTCGTGAGCACCTGGCTGGCCGACCCCCGGGTCCGCAAGATCTCTTTCACCGGCTCCACCCGCATCGGTCGGCTGCTGCTGCGCCAGGCCGCGGGCCGGGTGATCAACGCGAGCATGGAGCTTGGCGGCAACGCGCCATTCGTCGTCACTGCCGACGCCGACCTGGAGGCCGCAGTCGCCGGCGCCATGGTCGCCAAGTTTCGCGGAGGCGGACAGGCGTGCACGGCCGCCAACCGGTTCTACGTGCACGCCGACGTGGTCGAGGAGTTCACCGCCCGGCTGGGCGCTGCCGTCGAGGCGCTCACCGTCGGACCGGCGTCCACCGGCGCCGCGATCGGCCCCCTCATCTCCCGCACCGCCGTCGACACCGTCACCGCCCTGGTCGACCGGGCCGTCCTCCAGGGCGCCCGCATCGCCCACCGCTCGGCGCTCCCCGCCGACCCGGTCGCGGCCAAGGGCACCTTCTACCCGCCGACCGTCCTTGCCGACGTCCCCCCGGACGCCGACATCCTCGACGAGGAGATCTTCGGGCCGGTCGCCCCGATCGTGGCCTGGACCGACGAGGCCGCGATGCTCCGTGCCGTGAACGCCTCCGAGATGGGGCTCGCGGCGTACGTCTTCGCCGGTGACC contains:
- a CDS encoding ABC transporter ATP-binding protein — encoded protein: MSGRDSRAEGLQGVDLRLGYHGATVVHDAAITLRPGVVTALVGPNGSGKSTLLRGLARLHPLEHGEVQLADGTAARALTAREFARRVTLLAQSRPTPSGVTVRDVVGYGRHPYRGRWRAGDPDGPAMVDRAMATTGVTAMADRPVDELSGGELQRVWLATCLAQDTGVLLLDEPTTFLDLRYQVEILDLMRDLADDDNVAVGVVLHDLNQAAAVADQVVLLHGGRVRATGAPSDVLTEEALTETYGIRIEVTVDPIDGHLSTRPVGRHSIRALA
- a CDS encoding LysR family transcriptional regulator — protein: MDLRHLRYFVAVCDEGTVSAAADAVHVAQPSLSRQLRQLEDELGVALFRRASGRLTPSPAGLALLPQARDLLARWDSFRTSATLHAEGRLDRLTIAAPSVTMTDIVAPFVATLGPDSPTTDVLGADGTEPAALLARGTDLVVTSTSPGPPFRALRIAELPVWAQLRRDHPLASREVLPIESLLDSSIVLPPPATNARAVWDNAVQLAGLSFSGVIEAASSTIAQAHAAAGRGIAVASDDPRFDLVAIPLVHGAPARRLLVRLIAVWDGRHPAAAILKETAERLRDFTHLRYGAPE
- the gabT gene encoding 4-aminobutyrate--2-oxoglutarate transaminase, which translates into the protein MHDPLPQTRHLATAIPGPRSRELMARKTGAVAAGVGTTMPVFATRAAGGIIEDVDGNRLIDLGSGIAVTTVGSSAPRVVTAVTEQVAAFTHTCFMVTPYESYVAVAEALNRLTPGAHPKRTALFNSGAEAVENAVKIARSHTRRNAVVVFDHAYHGRTNLTMAMTAKSMPYKHGFGPFAPEVYRAPSSYPFRDTAPDGGGDGAAAAARAITSIEKHIGAKNLAAMVIEPIQGEGGFIEPAPGFLPALAVWCREHGVVFVADEVQTGFARTGDMFACDYEGVVPDLIVTAKGIAGGLPLSAVTGRAEIMDAPHTGGLGGTYGGNPLACAAALAALATIEEDGLIARAREIEGLMKPRLHVLRQKDDRLGDVRGRGAMIAVELVRPGSTEPDPTLAAAVAQSAHRAGVIVLTCGTYGNVLRFLPPLAISDALLGEALDVLESTLTTVPR
- a CDS encoding NAD-dependent succinate-semialdehyde dehydrogenase produces the protein MTEIHVLDPATGAVVGTVPDGDARAATDAVDAAHAAFDTWRATPARRRSELLRRTYELMLRDADRLTALICAENGKSEADARSEVIYAAEFFRWYAEEAVRPGGDYGPSPAGGTRSLVTYRPVGVAALVTPWNFPAAMATRKIAPALAAGCTVVLKPAAETPLTALAVADLLVEAGVPDGVVNLVTTSDPGEVVSTWLADPRVRKISFTGSTRIGRLLLRQAAGRVINASMELGGNAPFVVTADADLEAAVAGAMVAKFRGGGQACTAANRFYVHADVVEEFTARLGAAVEALTVGPASTGAAIGPLISRTAVDTVTALVDRAVLQGARIAHRSALPADPVAAKGTFYPPTVLADVPPDADILDEEIFGPVAPIVAWTDEAAMLRAVNASEMGLAAYVFAGDLGYALRLGEAIEAGMVGINRGLVSDPAAPFGGMKQSGLGREGGRAGLQEFCETQYLSVDWRESLL